The Trichoderma breve strain T069 chromosome 2, whole genome shotgun sequence DNA segment TCCCCGTTGCCCTGCAATTGACGGATTCCGCGATGGATTAGTGGTGGAATCAAGCTGTACTGTGCAGTTACGGAGCACCAAGTCTCACTTTTCCCGCTGCAGAGGACATTAAAGTTCAATTCTGCAATTTCACCACATGTGGGCTCCAAGCCTCGCACAGTGCGGCTGTCCTCGCCGCACGCACAGACGCAAGCAGCCACAGCGCCCCCAGCTGCTCCGTCCAGGCGTCTCTAGCGCTCCGCAAGCCCGCTAGCTGGCCCCAGCCGACCCAGTGCTAACTGCTCGCTCCTATTTCCCAGGCTTTCCGCGCAGCGACTAGTGCACGCAATGCCTCCAACCTGAACCTTCAATCTCACAGTCCACGCCACTTTTCCTCCTCCGTACGCAAGCCGTCCTGctcctcccctcctccacctaccaacttcttctcagGAGAgacagcaaaagaaaaggcactcgtcgaggagctttGTCCACTCCGTCTTTTGCGTTTCCAGGTTGTCGCTCGCTCTTCTACCCCGCCTACGCTTTTTTTGTCCTGTCTTGGAGATTTCAAGGCGTCGTCTGTCTACCAGCCGGCTCGCCTCGCTTTCTTGCTCTCTTACAACCTTCTGCCCTACGAATTGGACCGTATACGAGCACTCCGCACGCGACTCCTTCGTATTCATCTCTTGCTCTCCCGGTCCGTCAGCCTTCCCAGATCCGGCCGGCAATCCACTACCGAGTTCTCCCACGTTTCAGCTTGTCCGAATTATGCTGGCAGGGCTACTTTAAGCCGCTTGAGCGCAATACGTAATCTCCAAACCTCAATCTCGCACACTCGGttgcaacaacaacaactcgCCCATCATGTCTAGGCGCTCCCAAGACGTCGCTCTCTTGTCTCCCGACGAGCAGGATCTTAAGCACGATCTTGAGTCCGGAAAGATCCAGAGTGAATCCAAGGACCAGAACATCGACCATGAATACTCAATACCCAGCGCCGTCAAGTTCACCTGGCTTGGAACCTACTTTTTATTCTCTCTCATCCTAACGCTCTACAACAAACTTGTTCTCGGCGTGGTATGTCCATGGCTCTCGCCTAGATCATCTCGATCTACGTTTGCTCTCTGTTGGATACTAATACTGATTTCGCGAATGTAGTTTCACTTCCCATGGCTGTTGACCTTCCTCCACACCTTGTTCGCCAGTCTCGGAACATATGCCATGCTGCAGATGGGCTATTTCAAGTTATCACGCCTCGGTCGTCGCGAGaacctcgccctcgtcgcATTCAGCGCCCTGTTCACCGCCAACATTGCCGTCTCGAACCTTTCCCTCGCCATGGTTTCCGTTCCTTTCTACCAGACGATGCGCATGCTTTGCCCAatcttcaccatcatcataTTCCGCGTGTGGTACGGCCGAACATATAGCACAATGACATACATGTCTCTCATTCCTTTAATCATTGGTGCCGCTATGACTACCGCCGGTGAAATGAGCTTCTCGGATGCCGGCTTCATCCTAACCATTTTGGGTGTCGTCCTCGCCGCTCTCAAGGTACGTTTTGAACATGTCTCAAGTTTCACCGGAATGAATAAGGCTAACCACGTGTACCAGACGGTCGTCACCAACCGATTCATGACCGGTTCGCTGGCCCTCCCGCCCGTCGAGTTCCTTATGCGCATGTCTCCCCTTGCTGCGCTCCAGGCTCTGGCCTGCGCCACCGCTACCGGCGAAGTTGCTGGCTTCCGCGAGCTTATCAGGACCGGCGATATCTCTATTGTCCCTGCAACTGCTTCTCTGGCCGGCAACGGTTTCCTAGCATTGCTTCTCAACATTTCGtccttcaacaccaacaagTTGGCCGGTGCTCTGACCATGACAGTCTGCGGTAACCTCAAGCAGTGTTTGACTGTCATGATCGGCATTTTCCTGTTCAACGTCTCTGTCGACTTCCTCAATGGATCGGGTATGGCCGTCACAATGGTAGGCGCTGCAATCTACAGCAAGGCCGAGTTGGACAACAAGAAccggaagaagcagcaggaggcCACCTTCAAGCCCACCGAGCAGAGGTAGCGACCATTTGCTGCTCAacctttttaaaaatttGGAATatccctctttttttctttaattgATGATATACTACGAAGATGGATATTTGAGAAACGCGCTTCAAGTAATTGATGGGGTCAAGAAACCAGCCCCCGCTCATCACCTTGCCGCGAAACGGAAATGCTTCTGACGCCTGAAGGGCGCCATGTTTTAATATACGAGTATACATTTGTCTATTCGCTGTCGATCACCGGCAGTTACAGGAAGATATATTAGTGGGTTGCGAAAGTTGTCACTATCAGACGGGACATGGCGTTTAGGGAGATGTGAAACTGGCAACGCAACAAAAGAAACTTGTGTATCAGCGAGTGTTGTGCGACAAGAAAAAACTGTCTTTAGGATAGCTTGGGGCatggccttttttttgtgtgtgtttaATATTGGTtattttttctccctttttcttttctattttcttGTAACAGCACCATTATGCGGTTCTACGCGATACACATATGAAATAGATGAGAAACTTGAAAGAATTAAAAGATCTTCATAGAAAGCAAACCCGGGAATCGGCAGATGGGAAAACGCCACAATTACCAAAATGCAATTTGCACCTGCATGAGCGCGAGCAGCTAGAACCCGAGCTATTGAACGGGATTGTTTCGAACCACCTGCTAGCGTAGGGCTCCTCTCCAAAACGGCCCCTCTCCTTTTTCGGGgtttgtgtgttttgttGTTGGACGCGCCGGGAGGGAAGTTTTTCTTCATGGAACCGGAAAAATTGGGAATTTGGGGAGGGGCTTGCGTAATTGGTGCCGATAAGGGGTCGGAGGGACGGGGATTGTTTGGTGCGATGGGGGGTGTAGAATTTTCTATGTGGTATTGTTAGCGGGTGTTTTTGGTTTGTTGGTTCGTagggctgatgatggtgatgctgtgTTACTTATACTGTAAGAAGTAATCTGTAAAGTGTAGTATATTCACAGGGTGAGTTTGAAAGATGCAGTGGTTTGGATGATGTATAATTGTGTCTTGTAACGTGTTGTGTACGCCCATGAGTTATTAGTATTATAAGGGTTTGTATATGTATTAGATCAAAGCTATCAATCGCTAAGAGACCTCCAGCCCAACTCCCTAAAATTCATCCATCGCTACCAAAGGTCTAGGCTGCATTTCACAGGCAGCTCAAGAGAATAAATATTGTACCTATAAAGTTCTGCAAATTAGTAGGCAAGTAAACGCAACGCCAGAAGAGGTACGGAGAACTGCAAAGCCCGGCAACCCGAAAACCCGCAGGCAAAATAATCCTTTTTTCACCATCAAAAGTCCGCACaagcaaatcaaatcaatccaCGTCTTCCATCTGACCGTCATACCGCGATCCCGAGCCGCTGCCATGCCTAAGATGCCAAATGCCGCGCCGTACATCCTCAAACGTAGCCTGGTCCTCCAAGCCTAGAGCACGGGCTAGCACCTCAAGATCgctcgaggccaaggccgcaTGTCTTGTCCCATCAACCGGTATCGACAACATGGCAGGGTTGCCATTGGTGCTCCACGTCACATCAGATCCAGAGCACTTAGTGCCGTTGTTCCCGCCCTCTTCGTCATTGCGTTTGCTCTTTTCGAGCATGGCGAAGCGTAGGCCCACTTCAGTAACGGTGACGAGGATACTCAGGACGATAAGAGCTATGATGATCCATGTGATGTAGCTCATCTTGGCATCGGCATCCGATTCGGAGAGAATCTCTGCGAGATCCAAAAACACACGGCAACGCTCGTTGAGGACTTTGATACGAAGGTCAATCTCCAGATACTCGCGGATAGCTTCGTACAATGGATGCAGAGTAGGCTCAGAATCCCAAAAGAAATTAGGCACGTCGAGGATATTTGATGCTATTACGTCAGGTCAGTTGAAATTTCCCTGATGAAAGCAGATAGATAAAGGGAGGGGGTGCACATACAAAGATTAATATCCACGCGGCTCTTAAACAGCCGGCCCATGATCTTGACAATTTCAGCCCTAGTCATGCCCAGCTCTCCTGTCAATGCCAGTGTCTTGGGGACGTGCTGCGCATCAAGCATCGTCTCGCTCATCCTCTCTTCGAAAAAGCACAGCTTGGTACTCTGCGCAATTGCGTGGCTAATGGTCAGCTTGATCATATGATCAGATCGGGGCAGCAACGTAATCATGTCGTTGAAGATTCGCGGCCGCTGAACATCGGGACTATATTCGAAATGGAATTCTTCCGTCTCATAATCGCCCTGATCCAGAGGCCGTGAAAGCAGATTGACGCCGTCTTCAGCATCGGCAAAGGTTAGATCCGCGAGaatgtctttttcttggtGCTCCGTAAAGTTCCAAAATACAACCACTCCGTACGAAAAGACGAACATCTCTGCAAAGTTCTTTGCATCAGGCGCCAGGCGACTCATATGTGAGGCAATGCCGTCGTCGATGGGAGGATAGGAGCCTTGTGGTGACAAAAGGCTATCGTcgggcgatgaagaagggtCGGCAAACGCAGAAGGCTGTCTCTGGCCATTGCTGGAGTCGTCGGTAGCAGAAGTGTAGGCGTCGTGGTCAAAATAACCCTCGTGGTGATCTCGCTGTTCGCTACGCTCAATTTCCAAGTCCAGCACAGTTTTTCCTGTCCCGGGCGTCTTCAGTATTGGTCGACTGCGTACTCGATAGCCTTCAATTCCGTTCATCAGCGGGAGGGCGTATATGGCATACAGACAATCATCGTagatcttggtcttggcctcgTGTTTCTTCCTCAAAAATTCCGCcgtctcttttgtcttgaaCGCTTGCGCAGTGCAGTATGCCGTCAGTCGGCTGACTTTGTCTGTCCTCTGCATTTTGGGTAGCCGTTCTGCATAACTCTTGCCGCGGATACCGCCCCTTTTCCGGAGCAcatccagctcttcgtcTCTCAATGGCCGGCGTGTCTCATCCTGTAAGCTCAAATTGATCGCTGCCTCTCCCTCAAattcctcgtcttcttcatcccgtTCATCGGTGACGGGCAGCAGGACGAGCTTTTCGCTAATTTTAGTAGTTCGCGAGGGGATCGGCTTGCCGGTGCGAGATGGGAGGTTTGGCAGGCCGCCGGCCGTGATCCGTCTATTGCCCGAAGGAAGGCCGCCAGAAGTATGCGGCCTCTGtgttggcatcggcggcCCTCGAGGCTGGCCGGAAGGAATTTGGGAATCGTGCTGGAGAATGTTGTCGACCGTCATGAATCGCATCGGCGTCCGCCCAGGGGCACCGGACGATGTGCCCGGGCGCCGTGGCGATCGTCGCTGGTCCGCCCTCTCTCTTGCATCCGTGACCTAGTTCAGCAATGGTCAGTTGATGACAATTCGTCGCATCAATTGAGACTGAGCGCTTCCGAGCTCGATGGCTGTCCAACGTACCAGGACGGAAGGTCTCTGTTGCTTCGCCGACATGATGGGCACCGACGAGGCTCTGGAGAATTCAAAGACAATCTCCTTCCTACTCTATACAATGAAACGATGCGAGCAGGCTATCCCGTGAGATGCGAAACACGTGGAGTCGTCAATTCGATTGCCGTGCAAAGTTGAGCCGCGTCTAAATCTGAAAGTTTGACGAGAGGTCGCCAGCTTTGCTACTAGCGGCGGTGGTGACCTCATACTTTGGTGCAGCCCCAATTTTGCATGCACATGTTTATGCTTTACCGTTAATCAgagctaccctggagctACGAGGAATTTACACGTTTGCTGCTTTCTAACCTCTAGCAATCAGACCTCACTAAGACGAGAGACGGTAGCTTAAAATAGAATCAGCTTTTTATTCGAGGGTAAAAtctcttcttgctgatgGATATCTTCCATTTGTTCATAGAAGCAGCTGATACACATGGGTCCTGGGAAAAGTGGCACCGGTTGGGAGTGGATTGAGAGTCTTTAGGAATCTTCGAGCTACACCTTGTCAATGTCATGTTGGCCAATAGCACATGAAACACACCGTAAGTTTTTGGTGAGATCATATGCCACTAGTTTTAGAGTTGAAGGCATCTCGATTGGCTGCCTAAGGGGAGATTTGCCGTTATGCTTGTCTAGGGTCGGGCACATGCATTGAATACCTTTGCGATGCTTCTAGATTGGAACTTGTCCAGCAAACTCTTATCCCTTTCTGCAGGACATCCTGATGTACATATTCAACAGATATTTGAGCAGGTTCGTGTGTGTA contains these protein-coding regions:
- a CDS encoding triose-phosphate transporter family domain-containing protein, with the translated sequence MSRRSQDVALLSPDEQDLKHDLESGKIQSESKDQNIDHEYSIPSAVKFTWLGTYFLFSLILTLYNKLVLGVFHFPWLLTFLHTLFASLGTYAMLQMGYFKLSRLGRRENLALVAFSALFTANIAVSNLSLAMVSVPFYQTMRMLCPIFTIIIFRVWYGRTYSTMTYMSLIPLIIGAAMTTAGEMSFSDAGFILTILGVVLAALKTVVTNRFMTGSLALPPVEFLMRMSPLAALQALACATATGEVAGFRELIRTGDISIVPATASLAGNGFLALLLNISSFNTNKLAGALTMTVCGNLKQCLTVMIGIFLFNVSVDFLNGSGMAVTMVGAAIYSKAELDNKNRKKQQEATFKPTEQR